The following proteins are co-located in the Solanum pennellii chromosome 1, SPENNV200 genome:
- the LOC107009340 gene encoding uncharacterized protein LOC107009340 — protein MRCELENKQNIDMIVEPSAKKQNGSDSKELEASHVNCASNYEDHTSLAEQVKEEPHGIEDDDIDIIECTDPADNVLVQSDKEELTESSSSFGSIFSDSEYCTTMNDIECTSEYSGDATSELAFSGFGDIFRMTRKKVTPHWRDFIQPIRQRCKLIELKLHLLQSQSRKYEKQMRDENHQMKLQIGSVPLEDLGSKSLPFSCNSLRDNVVKRKKRRRTEDTLDIAAYMSHHPLFSFFEKRNSSADGSFLDNELDIIAICSDKINADDDLHQHPADGDASLEKILHKIGVLQSQVIQLKTRLDKVTSENGMFSSTGDLNSLLPCNVLGSSARSSALLQDNRGKMPAGSHDVVSQLISEYNMVMPPDNAAARHGQAVNVPDVIESTDCSLLMGTNTNSEDGVLIYNEKMKEEMSNFEEFKIQSAENHRVLKNETIPASVPDPDPVDDQPAPKIRSISQLSAPKNKKKKARRRGGRNY, from the exons ATGCGATGTGAATTAGAGAACAAGCAAAATATAGACATGATTGTAGAGCCTTCGGCAAAGAAGCAGAATGGAAGTGATTCTAAAGAACTTGAAGCTAGTCATGTAAATTGTGCTAGCAACTATGAAGACCATACCTCCTTGGCTGAACAAGTAAAGGAGGAACCCCATGGCATTGAGGACGATGATATTGATATAATAGAATGTACAGATCCTGCTGATAATGTGCTGGTGCAATCAGATAAAGAGGAGTTGACAGAAAGTTCAAGTTCTTTTGGGAGTATTTTTTCTGATTCAGAGTATTGCACAACTATGAATGATATCGAGTGTACATCAGAATACAGCGGTGATGCTACATCAGAACTGGCATTTAGTGGATTTGGTGACATATTTAGGATGAC GAGGAAAAAGGTGACACCTCATTGGAGAGACTTTATTCAACCTATTAGGCAGCGATGCAAGTTGATTGAATTGAAACTTCATCTGCTTCAGTCTCAAAGTCGGAAGTATGAGAAACAAATGCGGGATGAGAACCACCAGATGAAGCTTCAAATTGGAAGTGTTCCATTGGAAGATTTAGGTTCAAAGTCACTTCCATTCTCTTGTAATAGTTTAAGAGATAATGTTgtgaagagaaagaagagaagaagaactGAAGATACATTGGATATAGCAGCTTATATGTCTCATCATCCCTTGTTCTCTTTCTTTG aaaaaagaaattcaagtgCTGATGGTTCTTTTCTGGATAACGAGTTGGACATTATAG CCATCTGCTCTGACAAGATCAATGCTGATGATGACTTGCACCAACATCCTGCTGATGGTGATGCTTCCCTGGAAAAAATACTCCACAAAATTGGGGTTCTTCAGTCACAAGTTATCCAGCTTAAAACTAGACTTGACAAGGTAACAAGTGAGAATGGGATGTTCTCCAGCACAGGTGACTTGAATTCGCTTCTACCATGTAATGTTTTGGGCAGCTCTGCTCGAAGTTCTGCCCTTCTTCAAGACAATCGGGGCAAAATGCCAGCGGGATCACATGATGTTGTATCACAGTTGATATCTGAGTATAATATGGTTATGCCTCCTGACAATGCAGCTGCAAGACATGGACAGGCAGTGAACGTCCCTGATGTGATTGAAAGCACAGATTGTTCCTTACTTATGGGTACAAACACCAAT TCTGAAGATGGCGTTCTAATCTACaatgaaaaaatgaaggaaGAGATGAGTAACTTTGAGGAATTCAAGATCCAGTCTGCAGAAAATCATCGGGTTTTAAAAAACGAGACCATCCCAGCTAGTGTTCCAGATCCTGATCCAGTCGATGATCAACCAGCTCCGAAAATACGCTCTATTTCCCAGCTTTCTGCTCctaagaacaagaagaagaaggctCGACGGAGAGGTGGTCGGAATTACTGA
- the LOC107032221 gene encoding 60S acidic ribosomal protein P1-like — protein sequence MSLGEIASTYACLILHDDDIAITAEKISAIVKAANVSVEPYWPLLFAKLAEKKNISDLIMNVGAGGGGVAAVAAPVGGAAAGGGAAAAPAAEEKKEEPKEESDDDMGFSLFD from the exons ATGTCGCTCGGAGAAATTGCTAGTACCTACGCTTGTTTGATCCTTCACGACGATGACATCGCCATCACC GCAGAGAAGATTTCTGCTATTGTAAAAGCAGCAAATGTCTCAGTGGAGCCTTACTGGCCTCTCTTGTTCGCCAAGCTTGCCGAGAAGAAAAACATCTCAGATCTCATCATGAATGTTGGTGCCGGCGGTGGTGGTGTCGCTGCCGTTGCTGCCCCCGTCGGTGGTGCCGCCGCTGGTGGTGGTGCAGCAGCTGCCCCTGCTGCTGAAGAGAAGAAG GAGGAGCCAAAGGAAGAAAGTGATGATGATATGGGATTCAGTTTGTTCGATTAG